In the Acropora muricata isolate sample 2 chromosome 1, ASM3666990v1, whole genome shotgun sequence genome, one interval contains:
- the LOC136918393 gene encoding melanocyte-stimulating hormone receptor-like, whose product MLSCQGQTGVKVLSHNYFIKLTSSTFRRHLAFSQDGDEFLYTGIKTMMNINEHGHFSTSDQLHWMIDQRPFFVFIVSLNIFLAFTTTLGNTLILIALHKVSSIHPPTKFLLRCLAMSDFCVGVIVQPLFVAFLLEIASGQRHILFLTFNTFSYTLCGFSLTTAAAISGDRLLALLLGFRYRHTVTLRRVRCLVVCLLLVVIAMSFMYSLSSWGIANSAGFVIIIIPLFLSVVSHGKIFLKLRQHQAQARRQRVGHEQARPANGGGIPMNIERYKKIVSTIAWVQLALVLCYFPMFIFFGLAMATNWHKRGSFFYVCATTVVYFNSTLNPILFCWKIREVRQAVKTTVKQIRCFLS is encoded by the coding sequence ATGTTATCGTGCCAAGGCCAGACAGGTGTCAAAGTTCTTTCacacaattattttattaagtTAACATCATCCACCTTTAGGCGCCACTTAGCATTTtctcaagacggcgacgagttCTTGTATACGGGCATCAAAACTATGATGAACATTAATGAACACGGACACTTCTCAACTTCAGATCAACTTCACTGGATGATTGATCAAAGACCATTCTTTGTATTCATAGtttctttgaacatttttcttgctttcaccacaacactcggcaacactctgatcctcattgcgcttcacaaagtgtcgtcgattcatcctccgacaaaatttttgctccgctgCCTCGCTATGagtgatttttgtgttggcgttaTTGTTCAACcgctttttgttgcttttttgttgGAAATCGCAAGTGGCCAACGGCATATTCTTTTCTTGACTTTCAACACTTTCAGCTACACCTTGTGTGGATTTTCTCTCACAACAGCAGCCGCAATTAGCGGGGACAGGCTTCTCGCGCTGCTACTGGGATTTagatacagacacacagtaactttaagacgagttcgttgccttgttGTCTGCCTCTTGTTGGTTGTAATTGCAATGAGTTTTATGTATTCCTTGTCTTCTTGGGGCATTGCCAACAGCGCTGGATTTGTTATCATCATAATTCCCTTGTTCCTCTCGGTCGTCTCTCACGGcaaaatctttctcaaactgcgacagcatcaagcccaagCACGACGACAACGTGTTGGTCATGAACAAGCACGACCAGCAAACGGCGGAGGAATTCCAATGAACATTGAGCGATACAAAAAGATTGTTTCCACCATAGCCTGGGTTCAGTTAGCATTGGTCTTGTGCTATTTTccaatgttcattttttttggacTGGCAATGGCAACTAATTGGCACAAGAGAGGATCATTTTTTTACGTATGTGCAACAACAGTCGTCTACTTCAATTCCACCCTAAACCCGATCCTcttttgttggaaaatacgtgaagtcagaCAAGCGGTAAAGACCACGGTGAAACAGATTCGTTGTTTCTTAAGTTAA
- the LOC136925742 gene encoding uncharacterized protein, with amino-acid sequence MHARKWLSNSSQVLEKIPIKDRASEVDINKDPLPTVKTLGITWLPEQDVFISKANPPEENFQLTKRNFLKRIATLFDPVGFLAPFIIRAKVMMQEMWVAGLEWDELCPRELVHKSQEWFCELKDLPTIKVPRCLRFGPEQVVLSETLHTFVDASQDAYGAVVYLKVSYESGSVSSRLVAAKTRVAPLTATSIPRLELMAAILGLRLTESVSRVYSGGLAQAVFWSDSMNVLWWIRGRSRIFKPFVANRVGEIQSLTNPKQWRFVPTNENPADFTTRGMRVSEMVKEKSGGVVQISFKRKSQTGLSIKLTPTKSQKQRRSRKQLKAAHKQVEVTEIGQ; translated from the coding sequence ATGCATGCTCGTAAATGGTTATCCAATTCATCCCAGGTTCTAGAGAAGATACCAATCAAGGACAGAGCATCCGAGGTGGACATCAACAAGGATCCCCTACCAACAGTAAAGACACTGGGAATCACGTGGCTTCCAGAGCAAGACGTGTTTATATCTAAAGCAAATCCGCCCGAAGAAAACTTTCAGCTCACTAAACGGAATTTCCTGAAGAGAATCGCCACATTATTTGACCCAGTTGGTTTTTTGGCACCATTTATCATTCGAGCCAAAGTTATGATGCAGGAGATGTGGGTGGCAGGACTTGAATGGGACGAATTATGCCCAAGGGAGTTGGTTCACAAATCTCAAGAATGGTTCTGCGAGCTAAAAGACTTACCAACGATTAAAGTTCCCAGATGTTTACGCTTTGGCCCAGAACAAGTTGTACTGTCAGAAACTTTACACACATTTGTAGACGCATCGCAAGATGCATATGGTGCTGTTGTCTATTTGAAGGTTAGCTACGAGAGTGGATCAGTGTCCAGTCGACTAGTTGCAGCCAAGACAAGAGTTGCACCACTTACAGCAACCAGTATACCTCGTTTAGAACTGATGGCAGCAATCCTGGGACTAAGATTGACCGAGTCAGTTTCCAGAGTTTACAGTGGTGGATTAGCCCAAGCAGTCTTTTGGTCCGATAGTATGAATGTATTGTGGTGGATAAGAGGAAGAAGTCGGATATTCAAACCCTTTGTAGCAAACCGAGTGGGAGAAATTCAAAGTCTGACGAATCCCAAGCAGTGGCGTTTCGTACCAACCAATGAGAACCCTGCTGACTTTACTACGAGGGGCATGAGGGTATCGGAAATGGTCAAGGAAAAAAGTGGTGGAGTGGTCCAGATTTCCTTCAAAAGGAAGAGTCAGACTGGCCTGTCAATCAAATTGACACCTACAAAGTCTCAGAAGCAACGGAGATCAAGAAAGCAGCTCAAGGCAGCACACAAACAGGTCGAAGTAACGGAGATTGGACAGTGA
- the LOC136925750 gene encoding uncharacterized protein — MRCDGRLKYAEFLPQDARFPIILPRKNCVTKLIVKHYHEKDNHTGGTNQLLAALSTRFLIISGREEIREWEKECNECQRRKAKAGKQIMAPLPQIRLRFSLRAFAQTAVDYGGPFITVQGRRTRRQKRYLCLFTCLATRAAHLEMVYALDTDSFLNAFYRMVNRRGLPKEMLSDNGGNFVGGHKELSDLVKELDQDKIVKSTANQGIKWKFNPPHAPHFGGAHEIMIKGAKRAIYAILGNADITDKELMTAFTGAEALQNSRPLTYQSPNSEDDMPLTPNHFLFGQVGGQFAPESVDETTFNPKKRWRRVQELVRHFWHRWIREWLPALNVRRKWLTVERDIQTTLY, encoded by the coding sequence ATGAGATGCGATGGTCGCCTTAAGTATGCAGAGTTTCTACCACAGGATGCTCGCTTTCCAATAATCCTGCCTCGCAAGAACTGTGTAACGAAACTAATTGTCAAACATTATCACGAGAAAGACAATCACACGGGTGGAACAAATCAACTGCTGGCGGCTTTATCAACTCGCTTCTTGATCATTTCTGGTCGTGAAGAGATTCGGGAATGGGAAAAGGAGTGCAACGAATGCCAAAGAAGAAAAGCTAAAGCTGGAAAACAGATTATGGCTCCTCTCCCACAGATCAGACTTCGATTTTCGTTGAGAGCTTTCGCACAGACTGCCGTGGATTATGGTGGACCATTTATCACTGTGCAGGGAAGAAGGACACGTCGACAGAAACGCTACTTGTGTTTATTTACCTGCTTGGCAACCAGAGCAGCCCATCTGGAAATGGTCTATGCACTTGACACGGACTCGTTTCTGAATGCTTTCTACAGAATGGTCAATCGCAGGGGGCTTCCAAAAGAGATGTTATCTGACAATGGAGGTAACTTCGTTGGAGGACATAAAGAGTTGAGCGATTTGGTCAAAGAGCTTGATCAAGACAAGATTGTTAAATCCACCGCAAACCAAGGAATCAAATGGAAGTTTAATCCCCCACATGCGCCTCATTTCGGAGGTGCCCACGAAATTATGATCAAGGGTGCAAAGCGAGCAATATACGCAATCCTGGGTAATGCAGACATCACAGATAAAGAGTTAATGACGGCTTTTACTGGAGCGGAGGCACTTCAGAACTCCAGACCACTGACTTATCAATCACCTAACTCTGAAGATGACATGCCACTGACGCCGAATCATTTCCTCTTTGGTCAGGTTGGAGGACAATTTGCACCAGAATCAGTAGATGAGACCACATTCAACCCAAAGAAACGGTGGAGAAGAGTCCAGGAATTAGTTAGACATTTCTGGCATCGTTGGATTCGGGAGTGGTTACCTGCTCTCAACGTTAGAAGAAAGTGGTTAACTGTTGAACGAGACATTCAGACGACGTTGTACTAG
- the LOC136925755 gene encoding melanocyte-stimulating hormone receptor-like translates to MKTIDIDHRPFFVLIFSFNVLLAFTATLSNTLILIALHKVSSIHPPTKFLLRCLAVSDLCVGVVAQPLFAAFLMGIASGNWPILEFTLNFLNFFFCGFSLTTAAAISVDRLLALLLGLRYRHIVTLRRVRCLVVCLFAGFVVVITSLFLSVFSYSKIFLKLRQHQAQVRQQHVGQEQAPPASGGGIPMNIERYKKIVYTIAWVQLALVLCYFLMFIFLGLAMATNWYRKVSIFYVCASTVVYFNSTLNPILFCWKIPEVRQAVKTTVKQIGCFPS, encoded by the exons ATGAAAACTATTGATATTGATCATAGACCATTTTTTGTACTCATTTTTTCGTTCAACGTTTTACTTGCTTTTACCGCAACACTCAGCAAcactctgatcctcattgcgcttcacaaagtgtcgtcgattcatcctccgacaaaatttttgctccgctgCCTTGCTGTAAGTGATCTTTGTGTTGGCGTTGTTGCTCAGCCGCTTTTTGCTGCCTTTTTGATGGGAATCGCAAGCGGAAACTGGCCTATTCTTGAGTTCACTTTGAATTTccttaacttcttcttctgtggATTTTCTCTCACAACAGCTGCTGCCATTAGCGTAGACAGGCTTCTGGCGCTGTTactgggattgagatacagacacaTAGTAACTTTAAGAAGAGTTCGTTGCCTTGTCGTCTGCCTCTT CGCGGGATTTGTTGTGGTCATAACCTCCTTGTTCCTCTCGGTCTTCTCTTACTCcaaaatctttctcaaactgcgacagcatcaagcccaagtACGACAACAACATGTTGGCCAAGAACAAGCACCACCAGCAAGCGGTGGAGGCATTCCAATGAACATTGAGCGATACAAAAAGATTGTTTACACCATAGCCTGGGTCCAGTTAGCATTGGTCTTGTGCTATTTTCTAATGTTCATTTTTTTGGGACTGGCAATGGCAACTAATTGGTACAGGAAGGTATCAATTTTTTACGTATGTGCATCAACAGTTGTCTATTTCAATTCCACCCTAAACCCGAtccttttttgttggaaaataccTGAAGTCAGACAAGCCGTAAAGACCACGGTGAAACAGATTGGTTGTTTCCCAAGTTAA